The Corvus moneduloides isolate bCorMon1 chromosome 1, bCorMon1.pri, whole genome shotgun sequence nucleotide sequence CTTGGGCCAGCCTCCAGGAAATCCCTGTGTCCTGCACAGAGGAACCTCACTGCCGTCATCCCTCCATCTTTGCCTGGTTGTGTGTCTGATACAAATCCACCCAGGTTAACAAATTACTTTATTTAGTGGTATTGGGTCTGTAGATAAGAGTTTTCCTGTCTTAGTTGTTTGGCTATATTGCAACAAGACTACCTATCTAGAGAGTGTTTCCTTTACTAAAGGCACCACTGGGGAATGTTTAATTCTTAGCAGAATTCCAATTCTTGTTCTACACAATCCAGatgatataaataaataaacaaaccatGAAATGTTCAGGGAAGGCAAATCACCAGTCCATCAAAATACCTGATAAATTAGTTCAACAGACTGGACTACAGACATATTCAGTGATTCATCATCACAAAGAGTAAATAAATTCCGATTAAGCAAAACTTGATTGAATCATGCTGAAGTTTGGCACTTAACAAAATAGATCAGTCTGAAGTCTTACTTTAGGAACACATAATCTCTTAAGATTTATGAGTGTTATTGCTGACCACATATGTTTCTATGTTCCTGTTTGCTATGTTGAGAAATGGATATTCTGAGTGTACAAAGGTTTGCCTGCTATTACACATTTCAATCTCCAAGAAACTCTTCTCCTTATTCCCCTCTTTGGGGTACAGAACAAACTTTTACAATAGTAAGCTTCCCaatttcctcctctcccccagtAAAATTTCCAGTTTCTTCCAGGTTGTTTTCAGTTCCATCTGACCACTTGATTCATTTTGCTAAAACAAATGTTGTGATATAGCCAAAATGCAAAAGCTGAGCTAAGGCATTTTGTTTTAGCTATTGGAAAGAATTCTcagctttttaaattctgtgacACTATCCTCACACACTGGTCATTGTATTAATCTGTTGGTAGCTCTAGATTAGGAACAACACATGCCTATGGATATCTTTTAAGCAACAAATTGAGGGAAGAAATAACCTACCCACTTTTTAGCAATAATTATGTTTGTTTAATGTTTATAAAATGGCAATATCCAGAGGTCACAGTAAGGGTGGAGATCCAGATGTGCTGACTGCTGTGAGGATGGGAAGGTAAAGTCCTTTACAAAGCAAATTGAAAAATTATAACCACTTGAATGTCTGATGTCAAGTTCTCCTCTGTTGTAACACTGTAAAGCCCTCAAATGTCTTTGCATTTGAGAATTTCTTTGTATTATAAATATTGGCTGGGGATAGAGTTGGTATTATTAACCTTATTATACTAAGAGGTATAATATGCAGAACAAGTTCCAGACTAACAGTGGTGAGTACTCTGTGTTCAGCCTTGGATGGCAATCATACTTTCCAGAATACTTAAACAACAAATGGTGATTTTCCAGCCAACATCATGGATTGTGGGTCAACATTGTCCAAAGTTGATATTTATAATCTGAGTGTTACCACACAAGCAACAAAGTCTCATGTTGTTATCCAAGCAACTGCATGTATTTTCATCTGGAAATACTGATCTTCGTCCATGCCCTCCATCCCAGCTTTTACTAAAGGAAGTAACACTGTGTTTGGAGGGCCCAAATGCCAAAATCCCAAGAGGTCACAATTAGAACTAGAATATGACTGAATTTTAAGTATGTTCAGTGCAAGTCAAAGTATGCTCTACATAAATAGCCTCTACTgctatagaaaaaaataaacaaaaaaccccaaaccgaACAAGCAGACCACAGGAAGATTCATTTTGTAGAAAAGTCCTGTCCTAAATTCTAAGTATTGGTGGTTACCATATAAGCAGtgcctacacacacacatatatgtggATGCaagcacacaaatatttttcatgttatgACTGGACTCTGAAATAAGCGTGTTCATTGTTTCTTGTGAATTACAGAAGTAATATTCACTGAAGCAAACCTGCCCTTGGTGATGCCTATGCTCCAGCCCATCTGTAGGTCAGAGAGGAATGCTTTACAAGACAGCTTCTCCTGTCTGCTGGGCCTTATTCAGACAGATGTTCTCTGACTACTGGCGTGGGCTCTGTGGTGCTaagtttatattttaaactCCTTTAAATTAACCCCAACAATACTGCAAAGGGAGATCCCGGTTGCATTCCCCCCTCTACACCTGGGAAAAGACTGGCTGAAGTACATCTTATCATCATTTTGTCccaggaactgcagaaaaacAATCTGCAAAGCACACATCCATGTCAAGTGCTCTCCAGAAAATATTTGCTCAAGATGACTTACAAAAGTGATGTCACTTGATGGAGGGTACCAGAAAATGAGAATGGGAGAACAAGGGACAGTGAAGCAGaccagaagaaagaaaaatctgtgtgcCAGTGGCAAAAGTGCTGCTCCCTCTCAAGCAGCTCTTATatccaggcacagcagcaatACATCTGCTCTACTTGCAGCAGATTGTCTGAGTCACAAATAGGAtttcacagccagcagcaaactTGTGAGCCATAAAACCCCCTCCCTTCAATTACAGTGATCACCTCCCAGGGATATTGTAAGGCTTGATCAACTGATATTTACAGAGTGCTTTGAGATCCTGAGATAAAAGTCACTATAAAAGGCTACAGATTTTTCATGACATTCATAGACCACCTGCTCAGACCAGAAGCATTCACTTTTAACATCGCTTGAGCCAGCTACCAATCTGATATCTCCACAGGAATTTCCTAAAACAGATGTGGCTGTCACATTTAATCTCTCTTTTACTAGGAActccaaaaaaagaaactcctggaaaaggaaataaaacaaactgtaTTAAAACTGATGGTGAGAAGAAGCCCCGTAATTCTGTTCCCACAGCTCATGGATTCTCCATCTGTACCTTTCAGAAAGCTGCCATAGTGACTAACTCTGTGAGCTTCACAAATTAGACCTGACCTAGATTCAGTGAAGTCTTTGATCTGCAGCTGGTTAGAGTAATATTCTGACTGCAGTGAATTTCAGAATTGTtccacaaagcagcagcttgaaaagaaaaacaaataaaacaaaattcaggTTTTCCTCACAACATATTGGCCCTCACTTGACTGTATACCATATGAATCAGTCAGAAAACCAAATGGTGAAGTTTGAACTACTGCTGTTTTCTCATAATTCCATAGTCTAtgctcttgaaaaaaattacttcattattTCCTCTTACTCCTTATTATAGGAATAATAAACTCCAGGAGAGTGAAGAAAAGCACGATTCTGAAAAGCAGAGGGGGTTATAATTGAGCATATTGTTAAGTTCTTTCTTGAATAGAGGTTAAAAATTTGAAGTTTAAAATCATGTTAGCTAAGGATAAAACAgttcagagggtttttttataaactgATCTGAACCATATGAAACTCTTCAGAGCATGGATCTGGACTGGCATCCCTTCAGAATAAGGTTTCCCATGATGTTTTGGACTTTCTGCATTGTGTATAGAAACTGAGCACAGATGTCCCAACAtgtttcagaaattttaaaaccttttgttCCACGATAGCAATGGGAACAGTGGGAAACATTAATTAGAGTCTTATTTagtgatcctttttttttttttttaaattgacttGTTCTTGCTTTAAATATGATCCAAAAATATCATAGTGAATCGAATCCaaagaaaatagtttctttATCCTTCATCCAATAGTGAGAGGCCTCTTTATAACCAGAATCTTTTTGGAGGCATATAAGAATGTACACAGTCTCAATCAGATACTTAGACAGGCAAGTTTGACCTTTTGGATAAATTACGGACCAAAGTGCATTTGAGATACATTTCAAGCAAGGTACTGCCATGGCAAAGTTATACAGTGAATGACTCAGAGATAGACTGTTACTGCAAATAATTTGTTAGTATTTCTAAAGGGGTGGAAGGTGCTCTCCCATTCTAAGAAATGGGACATAAGCATTATGCAGGTTATGGAGaagttttaaaattccttttgctgTGTGGGCAGTTATTAATGAATATATGGTTAAGGTTGACTGTTTTTCactaaacagaattttaaaaaaacccaaaccactacactatCTCACAGTAAGGCTTTGTGCAACACAAATCTTTCTCTTTGTattgttataaaaaaaaaaaagaagctgctgGAGGCGATGCCAGTACAGAAGTATATTTTGTTGGCAGCACGTGATGGCCATATATCTTCCAGATAGTGTGCTAAAAACATCTCAAGGAGAGATAGATTTACCTTTATCTCAGCTGGCAAACTCTGGATGTGATGGTTTATGAGGTGGTGGCAAATGGTTCACACaaactgagagaaaatattCACAGTACCTGTTTTGGGAAGCTTCAGGAAGCTGGTTAAGTGTGATGTGCTTTCACTCACTCCTTTTTGGCGACACTAGGCTGCATATAAAAGGATATACCTGTACTGTCACTTTGGGACCACTCCTTTTCAGACCCATGCTGCTATTTCTTTAGTCATCCAGGACCCTTAAGTTTCTTTGCACTCAGGCTGAGTTCAGAGGCAAACTTTGCTCTTCTCTTGATGGAGCAAACAGAGTGAATAAAATGGATACTGAAGAACAGTGAACACCAGAGCCCTCAGGGCAACAACTAAACCCTTCACAAGTAACACAAAGATAAAACAAAGGATATGATGTTGGGTGGCTTCATAAAAAACAGACTATgctaatatttcatatttaagaaGCTGAGACCTTTGTTTAGAAGCCAGGAAACAGTAGCTTCTGAatctgtgctgagctgcacaAATATTGGGATGCAGGAGGCTAGAGCCCCTGATGGTCCTCTATGGTCAGAACTGGGTCTTAATAATTAAGTCAGCTCCCCAAAATCTTTCCAGTTAAATCTCTATGGCCTCATCTGAAGATCCAGTAAAGCTTTCTCTCAAGCTAGAATATGGCTATAGACAACAGATATTGTATCACCAAGATATCGTATCATTGTTTGGGCAGTCAGGGAGGGATGGCAGTGGCAACTCAGGCATGGAAAGCAGATAGTGCACCTTCTGCCCTCTCCCTGTAGAAACAACctttgggagctgcagggaaggctgccttgcatttcttttgcttttttgttttatctcaCTCATTGATCTAGCTGGGCATTAAGGTTTTCAgttgcaaaataaatacatttggaCAGATGACATGTAAGATTCTCTTAATGctcctctaattttttttaaggttagTAAAGATGATTATGATTCCAAGCTCTACCTGGCCCACTGCAGACTGGCTTCACACTGTGTGGATGTGCTGGCCATGAAATGATCAGTCCatccttcccaatatccctaGTGATGAGGGTGGGCAACAAAAGGCAAGGGCAGTGTGGCAGGTTTCATGCCTGGGTATATGCTGTATGGTGTGATTATATGGATGAGAAGATTTGGACACCCAGCAGAAACTCATCCAGGGAGTCAGGAGGGAGAGTCAACAGATTAATAATTTATGTTTGGCAGCAGAAGCAGTCTCTTCTGGCTGTTACCAACGCAATTTCAATGTTGTTactatttatttgaaaaacaaggGATTAGCTAAGAGTATCCTAGCACcaaactccccccaaaaaactgaggaagaagaaaggagataaTACTGATCCACATGTCCAATGGTAACAACATTGGAGCTGGCCCAGCATTACAACACCTTACAACCCTGACCTGGAGCTTACTAACCTGTGTAAAGTATGGCATGgccctttgctgctcctgacAGTAAGGACAGTCTGTGAGGCTGGGTCACCCAGCTCAAGAGGCTACTCCTGCCCTTCTGCATGCTGGTTTCATAATCAAAATCAGTTTTCCTCCCAGACTGAAACAGATGTAAGCTAGGAGGGGCTTTCTCATATTCATGCTTTCTTTGAATACTATGTTTCCAAGTAGGAACTGCTCTTCCGGCTTGTGTTCAActtggggcttttttatttaagttGGAGATTCCTGTGtcatagatagatagatagatagatgaaATTATCTGAATTCTATTTTTAGGATAAAGGGCCCAGATTAGCTTTGGGTGAGCTTTCTCTCATTTGCATAGAGCAAGAAGCATTTCTCCCATCTTCTTTAAAagtgcacagaagaaaaatggaggCGAAACACACCACACTATCTAAGCATAAGGCATGTTCTCAGTGAGAACAAATCAACTGAGAATATATCAGATCTGGGGATCTGTCCAGAGGAGCTATTTTGTAGCTGGATTTCCCATGGCTTTGTTTTCTAGATACATACAAGTGTGAGAATCTTAAGGGAAGAAACACAGGGGCAAGTTCCAAATGCAAGCGAAATAGCCTTCAAATGCTCCATGTCAGCTGACTGACATAACAGAACTAGGCTTTTTagtcacattttaaaactaataGCCATAACCTGCAAGATCCAAGCAAGATCCTCTTTCTTCCCACCTCCATTCAGGCAAATGCCCATCTGAAAATGCAGCTCTGAAACCCTCTCTTTCCCACTGCTCATTGCTACTGGCAATGCTtactgctgcagctcagctggagtCTGGGGGCTCTGTAGGTATGGCTCATTTCACCTGTCTCAGACAGAGGTTTTCAGTAGGGGAAAGAAGGTTGAAATTCTACAATCTAACTAAAAGAAAGTCACAATTTTctaataatccttttttttgccttgcaTTCCTTTATTCTGGGATATAGTGATTTATTAAGGAAGACAGTTCTCCCCACTGGGCTTCCAAAAGCAAATACTGCCACATGCCCCTCAGAGTCAAGAATCAGGTGGAGCAGGCACAACAGTGACTAAGGAGGTCAACTCACAACAAAAGGCAGAATACCACAGTCATCACAGTAAAACTTCAATGCTCATGCAATCACTGCACCACAAAAGAACAGTATTTGTCACACTGTTGAGGTGCTGTCAGCCAAAAAGAAATGTTCCATTCATGTTCAGTACATGGTTCCGTTTCTTCAGCTGCCAGATGGTCTTTCTGTGGTCTACTGAGTTCCACTGTGTCACAGTGAAGGCCTGTTTTCAGATATTATCACTGCCTTGTAAACATATAGCTTAGTGAAGTGTCTgactctcctccctccccagttGTATACTGCAAATGCCACAGAGCTTGTGCAAAGCCTTTGCCTCCTAAGAAAAGCAGGCATGTCAGTCAGGGCACTTACAGAATGAGGAGGCTCATAAACAAATGGCACTTCTTTTCTGCCTGTGGTTATGGGGGTTTAAGAATgactgaaagatgaaaaaagcaGGAACAATCTCAGCTTTCATTAAACTTCCAGTTAGAAAAGGCTGGCCACAGACTGACAGGAACCAAGCATCATGAGAGTGGCTACCTTGCTGCCATGAGGGGGTAAGAACAAAGTATGTTTAGAAGGGTCCCTCTTCTGCAATGTTCTCTCTCAGTCAGGGTTTCTGTCAAATTCAGGCTGTACTCAGATCATTTGGATAAATTATCCAGAAATTGATGTAGCCTTTATGAATTTGTTTAAATCCATTTTCAACTTCATTCTTATAAACTTGGTGATGTTCTGCACCAGTCCTTTTCTGGTATTTAGTGAGCATGATgcacaaaactatttttatttcttttaaacatatttGCTAACTGGCCACAGTCAACAGTTGTGACAGTAGAAATGCCAACACAGAAGGGTCTCAGCcacctttggaaagaaaaacagacctTATCTATTGATGTTAAACTAACACATTAAGACTCCAGGATTTTCCAGTCCATctggaacaaaaggaaatagTCAACAAGAATGTATATTTGAATCTGGCCCCGGGAAACCTTTCAGTAAGTATTAAGTTCAGACTAAAGTTCCACCTTCAGTGTAATAGACAGTTGTGTCCTCAAGTTCAAAGTGAATCTACCCACTATATCCACCGTGCCAATCAAACTACTGACTTTGGTCCCATAACTTCCTTTAGACCCTGTTCAGTACTTCATTAGCACTCGTAGATTTAGTCGTTTTGTAGCAGTTTCACTTCTTCCAGAAGTGACAATGCATGGCACTTCTTCCAAAGGTGACACGACCTCAGCAGTGTTAGTTCACTGTAGAAGTGGTGGGGGAGCCAACAGGGACCAGGCAGGAGGTGTTGTCTGAGGACAGGGCTTCTTAGGCAGCGGCTTCCTACGCTGAGTCAGTCGGTAGAATCACAATAATTTCCACATTCCCTCATGGTTCAGGTCACCACAAACCCCAAGCAGGGTGCATTGTCAAACACTGCAGTTGCTGAGTGTTCCTGGCCCTGAAGGGCACCTGTACCCATGCCATATTTTTACACAGCACTGGAACCTTGTGATATTCCTTAAATAACATGGTACCACATGTACCAATAAAACAAGTCCTGTCTCTCACACACAGTCTCAGTCAGAAACTATAACCACCAAACCCAAAGTTAGTTTAGCTTTTGTAATATTGCCCTAGGGTAATATGAATCACTCATTCATCTCCCCACTCCAACAGGCAATTCTTTCACGCTTCTTTACGCTCCCAGCCCAGTCCCATCTCAGCACTGCTCTTGCATTCCCTATGATCCAAGAAGTGTCCACAAGGTAGTGGAGACAAAGTGgtgttttgtatttatttggaGTACTACCAGTGCATCCCAAAATGTGCTCTTATCTGACACATCACAAGCTCATTTTGTGCAAAAATGACATACCTGATTTCTTTTGACATATCTTTTGCCTCAGATTACACCAGTGATAGTGTGCCCACAGCAATTTTTTCTGTACTTACTGTtgagaaaggcaaaaatacTAGGTCAGTAACAGACCTGCTTATATGGCATGGAACAGAGTGTGCCCCTTGCAAAAAAATTCAGATGGATTTTGGATTACTAATTTGGGTGCTGGAAGCATTTTAGCCTTATTAGCAAAATGCTTGGACTGAGTCTATTAGTCCTAATTACAGGAGGAGTTATATCAGACCAGTGAGAGCTGTATCCTTATGCAGTTATATTGCTTTGCTGTTTATCTCCAGTATCTCTTCACAAAccttgctgtgttttttaatgggaaaatgcAAATTAGAAAAGTGACCAGCAATTTTTCCAAGATAAAGATCAGAGATGGATAAATGAGTAATGAGACTCCCTATAAcccttttttcttaaacaagTGGCTTAGAAGGTGAGAACAATTTATAAAAGCTTGGAAATCCTCTAAATATATCTCCACTTAGTTTCTTCCAAAGCAGcattagggggaaaaaatatttaatttaagaataagaaataaaaggaatttttttttttttacaaatttgCTGAAGATGTTTCAATATGTTTAAAGCCCCCACTAGCTACGCAGGAGCTGGTGAAAACACACAGACATTGCTTGAATgcacttccagcagcagcagttcacTATTCCTTGTAATGTTATTGAGGAATATGAGTTATTTTTGCTCTCTTAAGAGTGAGTGGGAAATTACAATAGAGAAGTTTTGTGATTTATCCAAGCCCTGGGGAATGTGGTGGGGCATCCAACTCAAAAATCTTAACGTGGTGGTTCCCAGTCCTGTGTCCTGCCACCCCTTGCCCCAGGCACTAAAAGCCAGCATAATTAGAGCTCCCCAGTGAGTGGTTCGCCAGCAGACCCCTGAGAGAGGGCGGTTGTCACAAACACACAGCAGCTACACTGCCCCCGGGAAGCAGGAAAGCTGCCTCTCTGGACATGAAACGCAGCTGTTCCAGGGAAACGGGCAGGTCGCCCCTGCATTTGCAAagcctcctgcctgctgtgtgCAGTCTCTGTCTCCTGCGTGCCACCTCCCAGcaggggaagagctggagggACCGGGCTGAGAGGAGCAGCACTTTCTCCggccaggagagcagcctgcTGTCCGTAATTCCGTGTGGATTCAGCGTCCCCTGGGATGTCACCGGACAAGCAGTGAAGCATGCTGGAACACAGGGCCCTGACCCAGGGCATCTGTAGGAAAGGGAGGCAGAAGCGCTCACCAGCAGGAGAGCAAAGCAAGAGCACACACCACCCAAGAACAGGCGAGCGGGGAGACCAACTGTAGCATCACGGAAACATGGATCTTCTGAAGCCTATCCGAGGGGCTGAGGGTGCTGTGGGTCCATGCACACGCTGTGGGAGTGTCCCCAGAGGTGTGGAGTCTTTGGCCACACAATGCACCAGCCTCggtgggatgtgctgggatgtggTGGGATGATCACAACACCCCAGGTAGGAAAGCTGAGCGGGCTCTTGGACACCTAGCCAGTGGCATACACCAGGACTTATTTGCCCCACTCCATGTCTGCACTCAGTTTCCTGGGCTCTTAAAGGGCTGATCTTAAATACTGGGGGTTCCTTGTAAATAGGGCTCgtgtggctggagctggaggctgtaacctctctccctccccaagGGTTTGAGGAACAAGCCGAAGGTGATGCATAGGGCTGGAGTGCTCGGGGCTCtgacagggctgggggaagcaaGAGAGGAGTCTTCATCCCCCTGCACACCCTAATCCTATGAAGAACTGACAGCGGTCAATTTCCAGGAGCCGCAGAGCCGTACATCAGATACGTGAGAGCGTGAGTGAGAGGCGGCCACGAGGCCGCTGGCAGGAGACGATGTAGGTTATCCCGGCATAAAGCACCTGTCTCCCAGCATCTGTGCTCTGCACAGTCGGCCCCTGCGGGGTCAGGTGTGCAGGGATTGTCACGATCAAGCCTCTCCCGGAGAAACTCAGTCTCACCCCGGGTTGAGCAAGAGAAGGGAGATTTCTTCCCAGCCGCCTCTAGCCTGGGCAGGGATCCTGCCATCGCTGACCATGTAGCTGGACATTATTCCATGTGCTAGCACGAAAACTCTACCCACCAAGGGCAGCAGCGCAAGGAAGTCAGCCCTCCCACCCGTCCTGCTCGAAGTGCCGCCGTTCACGATGATCCCTCCCGAAATGGCTGGCAGGGCTGCGTGCGGAGGTCGGGGGTTCCCAGACTGCAACTAAGGGGGCGGCGAGCAGCTTCGACACGCAGCTCCGCTCCCCTCACACCAAATTGCTCTGACAAGTGTCCTCGTCTTTCCTGTTGTCAGTCCCCGCAGGGGCCCTGCCCAGGCGCCACAGCGAGGACCCGCTGGGGCCACGGGCGGGCGGGGTAGCGGCACCCGCTCCCCCGGTCCCTTCCCGGCAGGTTGAGGGGGAgaggggcggggggcgggcgaCGCCCCTCGGGAGAGGGTCCGCGGGTGCTCGGAGCCACTGCGCCCGTGGGTGGGCGTCCCCCGTCGCCCCTCGGGAGGTTGTGCCGCTCGGAGCTGGCGTGAAGCAGGATCGCGGTGGGGAGGAAACCCGAGTTTGCGGCGCCGCTGCCGCCGGTGCGCGGGGGCAAGAGCGAGAGCGAGCGAGCGGAGACACCTCCGGCACACCGGCTCCGCCGGGCCGCCCCTCCGCAGCCCCCGGCGGCCCACCCGCCCTCCCCGATCACTGCCGGCGGGGTCGGGTCGGGGGTAGGtgggagcggcgggggcgggcggcagCCGCGGGGGTCGTCGCCATGACGAGCGGGCgtgccgccgcctcccgccgctGAGCGGGGCGGCCGCTGTCCCTTCAGCACCgcgcggccggcggggccgccctgccctgcctgccctgccctgcccggcccggcccggcccgccccggcaccggcccggcccggcaccggcccggccccggcaccgGCATACCCCCCGCACCGGCACACCCCCGGCACCGGCATCCCCCGGCACCGGCACCCCTCCGGTACCCCACCGGCACCGGCACACCCCGGCACCGGCATCCCCCCGGCACCGGCATtccccggcagccccgggcaGCGCGGCCAGCCCTGGCGGcccccgcgggcggcggcgatggcgggcgggggccgggggcagcggggcgcGCCGGCGGGGGGCCGCGGCCGCTGAGGCAGCAGGTagggcgggcgcggggggcgcggagggcggcggagccgggcagggcgggtCCCCCGCGGGTCGGAACGGGGGCTCCGGCCCCTGAGGCGCGGCGTGGGACGGGagcccgggcggcggcggccagCGGGGGCTCCTTGTgtggcggggccgggagcggcgggagggAATGAAAGATCCGCGCGGCGCCGGTGGCACAAAGGCCGTGAGTAACGGGGGGTGGTGGGAGCGACAGCCGCAGCCCAGGTGAAGGGCgaggggagggacaggagcctgCAGTTGGAACAAAGGAGCCTCCCTCAAGGTCTTCAGTGGGAGGTGGGGGAAAAGGAAAcgggggaaaggggagaaacgggggcagagggagaaaaagggagggaaagcaaGTGAacggggggaaaaaaggggaaaaggggggagagggaaagtagagaaggaaagaagggaagaaagagaaagagaggagagaattaaagagagagagagagagaaagaaagaaacaaagaaagaaagaaagaaaagaaagcaagcatcAATAGGTGAACATGCTGTAGATTTGTTCATTCTGCCAACTTTCTGTGTAATTGTATCCTAGGTTTTCATTCCCTACCCACCTTTGGAAGGAGCTCACTATGACAGGGCAGAGTCTGAGGGCTTTATCTGAAGCAAATTTTGAAGACAATGAGATCAGCATCAACGTTGGAGGCTTTAAGAAAAAGATGAGATCCAACACATTATTAAGGTTCCCTGAGACCAGGCTGGGCAAATTGCTGAGCTGCCACTCAAAGGAGTCAATACTGGAGCTTTGTGATGACTATGATGACACCaagaatgaattttattttgacagGAACCCCGAGCTCTTTCCTTATGTGCTACATTTTTATAACACTGGCAAGCTCCATGTGATGGGCGaactctgtgtgttttctttcagccaGGAGATTGAATACTGGGGAATCAATGAATTCTTTATAGACTCCTGCTGCAGTTATAGCTACCATGGGAGAAAAATGGAGCCAGACCAAGAGAAATGGGAGGAACAAAGTGACCAGGAAAGTACCACATCTTCTTTTGATGAGATTTTGGCATTCTACAATGATGCCTCTAAATTTGACAAACAGCCCTTTGGAAACAtcaggaggcagctctggcttGCTTTGGATAATCCTGGGTACTCAGTTTTAAGCCGGATCTTCAGTGTCCTTTCAAtagtggtggtgctgggctcCATTGTGACCATGTGCCTGAACAGCCTCCCAGACTTTCAGATTGTTGACAGCAATGGGAACCCCGAAGAAGACCCTCGCTTTGAAATTGTGGAACATTTTGGTATTGCATGGTTCACTTTTGAACTGGTGGCGAGATTTGCAGTAGctcctgactttttaaaatttttcaagcATGCCCTGAATTTGATTGACCTAATGTCTATCCTTCCATTTTATATTACATTAATTGTCAACTTGGTGGTGGAAAGTAGTCCGACTTTAGCAAATTTAGGCAGAGTTGCACAAGTGCTGAGACTCATGAGGATCTTCCGTATATTAAAGCTTGCTAGACACTCCACAGGTCTCAGGTCTCTCGGAGCCACCCTGAAGTATAGCTACAGAGAGGTGGGGCTTCTTTTACTCTACCTCTCTGTTGGCATCTCCATTTTCTCAGTAGTGGCTTATACCattgagaaagaagagaatgaGGGGTTAGCCACCATCCCTGCTTGTTGGTGGTGGGCTACTGTTAGCATGACCACAGTTGGCTACGGGGATGTGGTGCCAGGGAGCACTGCTGGCAAGTTGACGGCATCTGCATGCATCCTAGCTGGTATCTTAGTGGTAGTGCTTCCCATTACACTGATCT carries:
- the KCNS2 gene encoding potassium voltage-gated channel subfamily S member 2, whose protein sequence is MTGQSLRALSEANFEDNEISINVGGFKKKMRSNTLLRFPETRLGKLLSCHSKESILELCDDYDDTKNEFYFDRNPELFPYVLHFYNTGKLHVMGELCVFSFSQEIEYWGINEFFIDSCCSYSYHGRKMEPDQEKWEEQSDQESTTSSFDEILAFYNDASKFDKQPFGNIRRQLWLALDNPGYSVLSRIFSVLSIVVVLGSIVTMCLNSLPDFQIVDSNGNPEEDPRFEIVEHFGIAWFTFELVARFAVAPDFLKFFKHALNLIDLMSILPFYITLIVNLVVESSPTLANLGRVAQVLRLMRIFRILKLARHSTGLRSLGATLKYSYREVGLLLLYLSVGISIFSVVAYTIEKEENEGLATIPACWWWATVSMTTVGYGDVVPGSTAGKLTASACILAGILVVVLPITLIFNKFSHFYRRQKQLESAMRSCDFGDGMKEVPSVNLRDYYAYKVKSLMASLTNMSRSTPSELSLNDSLH